A window of Polyodon spathula isolate WHYD16114869_AA unplaced genomic scaffold, ASM1765450v1 scaffolds_346, whole genome shotgun sequence contains these coding sequences:
- the LOC121308118 gene encoding zona pellucida sperm-binding protein 1-like — protein sequence MKCPTSAGEPTKAPATTTTKSTRTPPTPDVVCNSSGMMVVLPMEPLDLVELLDYSNKWIVVVKAPVYCNYTLLQGSGRTLFITPYEACDVRIVNEHYILTLRYTTSGQQAYVQMQCPTGAVVPTKPPPSTTTPRKPTIPTACRASVMTIELPEGPIEQVAVMDKSNTLVTVQDDSRKCGYSLVHGRGKNVFTAPYTACDVKMLNGNYVLTLVYVTLSGRRVQVQMKCPTSAALPTGSPLPPFGVSVLCSDTCMTVELPGGLLQDIHLMDESNNLVAVIGAPKTCGYSLKGNGKNILTAPYKACHVKILNNFYILRVLYTTFTGERGDIQAKCPVPGLVPHVGCKIPRSQQLACGPPNVDPQRCVANGCCVDARTSHCYYPLDACTADGHFVFSVYRTSTKPEIDPSSLVIAGNHSCVPVICTPDFAVFKFPVTGCGTRVFTVAETTIYLAEVRGLVRGIQQMYGQITRDGPYRFHVECRYSKGNLASMGYLVVNPSPPSAALAFGWLGVRLRIATDASYTSFYPQSHLPLRFLLGSKVYLEVQLVNPPNPSVVLLVHYCIAYPRSSQAAWVIIYEGCPNILDYSSAAGLHVKYNNMPVSKHTRRFEIEIFQFLDYKTKQRLDEEIYFMCSTEVCSPERRVCNEGCFDGREMPVPTSRSAGGRCAGKPCPGKSNVDKRAAPGHAGFIAVSEGTFTLDEIVPHEQTEKHWTHFHGLLWLLGLLVLVSVIMLFLKWIGLQIVRS from the exons ATGAAATGCCCGACTAGTGCAGGAGAACCAACAAAAGCACCTGCAACTACAACCACAAAATCAACAAGGACCCCTCCCACACCAGATGTGGTGTGCAACTCCTCTGGCATGATGGTGGTGCTGCCCATGGAACCTTTGGACCTAGTGGAGCTTCTAG ATTATTCCAACAAATGGATAGTTGTCGTCAAGGCTCCAGTGTACTGCAACTACACCTTGCTGCAGGGAAGTGGAAGGACCCTTTTCATAACCCCCTACGAAGCCTGTGATGTCCGGATAGTG AATGAGCACTACATCCTGACCCTCCGCTACACAACTTCTGGACAACAAGCTTATGTTCAGATGCAATGCCCAACCGGTGCTGTAGTGCCCACAaaaccccctccctctacaaCCACTCCACGAAAACCAACAATACCCACTGCCTGCAGAGCCTCAGTCATGACAATAGAGCTGCCTGAAGGACCAATTGAACAAGTAGCTGTGATGG ATAAATCCAACACTCTGGTAACTGTCCAAGATGATAGCAGAAAGTGTGGCTACAGCTTGGTGCATGGGAGAGGAAAGAATGTCTTCACAGCCCCTTACACAGCCTGTGATGTCAAGATGCTG AATGGGAATTATGTCCTGACCCTAGTATATGTAACCCTTAGTGGGAGAAGGGTACAGGTGCAGATGAAATGTCCAACCAGTGCAGCTTTACCAACaggctcccccctccctccctttggGGTTTCTGTCCTCTGCAGTGATACTTGCATGACAGTGGAGCTTCCTGGGGGACTGCTACAAGATATCCATTTAATGG ATGAATCCAACAACTTGGTAGCTGTTATCGGTGCCCCCAAGACTTGTGGCTACAGTTTGAAGGGAAATGGCAAAAACATCTTGACTGCTCCTTACAAGGCCTGTCATGTCAAGATCCTG AACAACTTCTATATCCTGAGAGTCCTCTACACAACTTTTACTGGGGAGCGAGGAGATATACAGGCCAAATGTCCTGTTCCTGGTCTAGTACCACATGTGG GGTGCAAGATACCAAGAAGTCAGCAGTTGGCTTGTGGTCCACCTAATGTTGATCCACAACGGTGTGTGGCCAATGGATGTTGTGTGGATGCAAGAACTTCCCATTGTTACTATCCTTTGGATG CGTGCACTGCAGATGGGCATTTTGTATTCTCCGTATACCGCACCTCAACCAAGCCAGAAATTGATCCGAGCAGTCTAGTAATTGCAGGAAACCATTCATGTGTCCCTGTAATCTGCACTCCAGACTTTGCGGTCTTCAAATTTCCTGTGACTGGCTGTGGGACACGTGTCTTT actgTGGCGGAGACTACAATCTATCTTGCTGAAGTTCGTGGTTTGGTTCGGGGGATCCAGCAGATGTATGGACAAATTACCAGAGATGGCCCTTATCG TTTCCATGTGGAATGTCGCTATTCTAAAGGAAACTTGGCCAGCATGGGTTACTTGGTGGTGAACCCATCGCCTCCATCAGCAGCCTTGGCTTTTGGCTGGCTTGGGGTTAGGTTAAGGATTGCCACAG ATGCCAGCTACACCAGCTTCTACCCACAGTCCCATCTGCCCCTGAGATTCTTGCTTGGAAGCAAGGTGTATCTGGAAGTGCAGCTTGTAAACCCTCCTAACCCCAGTGTAGTTCTGCTGGTCCACTACTGCATCGCCTATCCCCGGTCCTCTCAAGCTGCCTGGGTGATCATCTATGAAGG TTGTCCAAACATCCTGGATTACAGCAGTGCTGCTGGCCTCCatgtcaaatacaataacatgccTGTATCCAAGCACACTCGACGCTTTGAAATAGAAATCTTCCAGTTCCTGGACTACAAGACCAAGCAGCGTTTGGATGAGGAA atCTATTTCATGTGTTCAACCGAAGTGTGTTCCCCGGAACGTCGTGTTTGCAATGAAGGATGCTTTGATGGAAGAG AGATGCCTGTTCCCACATCAAGATCTGCTGGAGGGCGCTGTGCAGGAAAGCCCTGTCCTGGGAAATCAAACGTAGACAAGCGAGCTGCTCCTGGTCATGCTGGCTTCATTGCTGTCAGCGAAGGAACCTTCACTTTGGATGAGATTGTGCCCCATGAACAAACGG AGAAGCACTGGACGCACTTCCATGGTCTCCTGTGGCTGCTTGGTTTGCTGGTCCTGGTATCTGTTATAATGCTCTTCCTCAAATGGATTGGCTTGCAAATTGTCAGGTCCTAG